Within the Alteromonas sp. M12 genome, the region GAAGCCCGTGGTGATTATCAAATTGTTGTCGATTTCATGGAACCAGAAGGTGAGGGTCAATTAAAACAGCAATTTGAAATGTTAAAAATCAAACTCGCTGAAGAAGGGCTATTCGCCACATCACACAAAAAATCACTGCCTGAGACAATTCAGCGAGTGGGCGTAATTACATCAGCAACCGGTGCCGCATTGCACGACATTTTAACGGTATTAAAACGCAGAAACCCACTCATTTCTGTCATTGTGTACCCATCTCAAGTACAAGGCAAATTAGCTCCTATGCAGCTTTGCCAAGCAATAGATAAAGCGGTACAACGAAATGAAGTAGACGTTCTTATTATTGGTCGAGGCGGCGGTTCTCTTGAGGATTTATGGTGCTTTAACGATGAAAGCCTAGCTAGAAAGATATTTTCCTGTGTCATTCCAACCATCAGCGCTGTTGGCCATGAAGTTGACGTCACCATTGCTGATTTTGTGGCAGATGTGCGCGCCCCTACTCCTTCTGCAGCTGCAGAGTTAGTCAGTTCAGATATTTTAGAAGTGCTACAAAGCTTACAAAATTTAAAGTCGCGATTACACCGCAGCATGGTCGGTCAAACTCAATTTCATAAACACAGATCGCAAATTTCTAGCCAACAATTAAAGACGCTCCACCCGGAAAATCGAATCAAACAACAAAGCCAACATTTGGATCAAATGCAGATGTTGTTAGAGCATAGATTTAAGCGCAAATTCCAAGACAGTGCGAATAAAGTGCAACGGATAACACAGCGACTACATAATCGCTCGCCAATCAATAGGCTAGAAAGATTAATGGAAAATAATAAAATTCTGATTAATCAACTGAATAAATCGACAACAAACTTTATAGTCAGTAAACAACTTCAGCTTGCCAAGGCCTCTGAATTACTGGATAGCGTAAGCCCGCTTTCGACCCTATCCCGTGGCTATAGCATTACCTACAAAGGCAGTGAAATCATTAAAAACAGTAGTCAGTTAAAACAAGATGATGAGATAACCACCCGATTTCATGATGGCTCGGTCAATAGCTTAGTAACGGGGAAATAAAGTGTAACAGCTGGCAGTTTGTAGCAACTGCCAGTGTCCACTAGGTTAGCTCTAGTTAGGGCTTTTTATGATGGGTCATTAAACGCTTGCGTTTACGCTGTTGTGATAACGTAAGCTTGTTGGTCTTGCCTTCGAATGGGTTAGCCCCTTCTTTAAACTCGACTCGTATTGGCGTTCCCATAGTTTGTAATGACTTACGATAGTAGTTCATCATATAACGCTTATAAGCTGAAGGTAAGTCTTCTACTTGGTTTCCATGAATAATGATGACCGGCGGATTATATCCTCCAGCATGAGCATATTTCATTTTAACTCTTCGACCACGTACCATCGGCGGTTGATGGTCTTCTTGAGCCATTTCCATGATTCGAGTGAGCATGGAGGTGTTGATTCGTTTAGTAGCAGAAGCATACGCTTCTTGCACAGATTCAAACAAATGCCCTACTCCGGTTCCATGCAATGCCGAGATAAAGTGAATTCTAGCGAAATCAACAAAACCTAAGCGACGGTCTAGCTCTCGTTTAATATCTTCTTTGATATCTTTTGATAAACCGTCCCATTTATTAACAGCTATGACCAAAGAGCGTCCGGCATTAAGAACAAAACCGAGTAAACTCAAATCTTGATCCGCTATACCTTCTCTAGCGTCAATGCATAACAAAACAACATTCGCTTCTTCAATGGCTTGTAAGGTTTTAATGATGGAGAATTTTTCTACGGCATCAGATACTTTTTTACGTTTACGAACACCGGCCGTATCAATCAATACGTATTCACGTCCGTCTCGTTCCATTGGAATAAAGATACTGTCTCGGGTAGTGCCTGGCATATCGAACACAACAACGCGTTCTTCACCTAAAATACGGTTGGTTAAGGTCGACTTCCCAACATTGGGTTTGCCCACAATCGCCAACTTAATCGGCAAGCTCTGTAAACGTAGCAACTCTGCTTCAGCATTTTCACCGTCATCGTTACGCACAACTTCGGGTATGTGCATATCTGGATAAAGCTTTTCAATTGGCTTTAATGACTTTTCTAACAGTTGTGTCACCCCACGACCGTGAGCAGCAGCAACCTGTGAAATTTCGCCTAAGCCTAGCGAGTAAAACTCTGCGGTTTCACTGTCACCGTCGATACCATCCACTTTATTAGCAACCACATAAACGGTTTTTTCTTGTTTGCGCAAATGATTAGCTATACCGATATCAGCAGGGGTTAAACCCGCTCTAGCATCCACTAAAAATAGCACCACATGCGCTTCATCAATGGCTAACAACGATTGTTCTGCCATCTCTGCATCGATTCCCTGTTCGTCCCCGCTGATACCGCCGGTATCTACCACAATAAACTGTAAGCCTTCATATTTGGCTTGACCATATTTACGGTCACGAGTTAACCCGGGATAATCGGCAACCAATGCATCTCGACTATTTGTAAGCCGATTAAAAAGAGTAGATTTTCCTACATTAGGACGACCCACGAGAGCGATGACAGGTAACATATTATCTTTCCAATAAAATAGTTACGGCTCAAGTATCTAAATTAGATAGTTGAGCCGTGATTAGTTCGTACTTAGGCTATGAAGTTCACTTTCTATCTAGCAAGGTAATCCATGCGAGTTAATATCAGTGAACTTACACAATCGATGATTCCAAATCAACAAAAGTTGATTAGATTACAGGTACAGCTATAGCGATTAATTCACCATCTCTAGTCTGAGTGTATATCTTATCGCCAAACGCAACTGGCGCTACATAAATCCCTTCATCTTCATCGTCGCCACCTACATCCATACGTGACACAATTGTTCCATCGGTTTTATCTAACCAATGCAAGAATCCATACTTATCACCCACGACCAAATAATTACCAATAGACTCAGGAGAGGTTAAGTTACGTTTTTTAAGTCCACCTTGACTCCACAACTCAACGCCGTTACGACGGTCAATGCTATATATGTTGCTATTCTTATCAGTTACAAACAAGCTATTGCCATCAATCCCCAAACGTCTGTAAGAGTTATATTCACGCTTCCAAATAATTCGACCACTGCGTAATTCAACAGCAGCTAAGGTCCCATCAAATGAAATGACGTAGACATTAGGGCCGACTACTAGAGGTTGACTATCAATATCAACTATACGTTCCAGTTCAGTTGCACCAGAGGGCGCAGAAATGGTTTGTTCCCAAGCAGTTTGGCCGCTGCCTAGAATATTGACGACTAATTTGCCTGTAGCGGTACCCACTAGCGCACCACCGTTAACGGCTACAGGAGCAGAGATTCCCCGTAAACTAAGTGCGGGAACGTCAGACTCGAACATCCATAATTGTTCGCCGGTGTTCGCATCCAATGCAAACAAGGTGCCTGAACCTGTATTTACCAATACGACATTTTCATCCACTGCCGGAGAAGCAATAATTTCCCCGCGTACTTTAGTAACCCATTTGGTTTCGCCGGTATTGGCATCTAAAGCGAACACTTCGCCATTCTCAGAACCCAAATATACAGTTTCATATATAACGGTTAAGCCGCCAGAAATTTTCGCTGTAATACCATCAGACCACAAATTAGTAATAAAACTGTACCAATTTTCATTAGGATATTCGGCGAAATCACGTTTCCAGACTTGCTTACCTGATTCGAGTTCATAAGCTGCGACTATACCTTGACGACTGGCCGCAAACACTTTGTCGTAAGCAACAGCTGGACGTAATCTTGAATAGAATTTATCAATTCCACCGGTTAAATCGTGTGACCATAACTGAGTAGCAGTAAACTTCGACTCTATTGGTTTTAGGGTGCGGATTTCAATTTCTTCGTCGTCCATAAACCAGCCAGAAATAGTTGAACAACCTGCTAGTGTCATTACACTTATAAATGTAACCACCTTAATCCAACTTAAACCCATACTGATATTACCCATTGATAACAACCGCTAAGTTGTCCAACTTCATTTTCACTAGCTGATTATTAGCGTTAGCGTCTAACGATGCACTATATGCTTCTTTAGCAGCGTCAAATTTAGATTGATTAACGTAAATATCACCCTTAATCTCATCTACTTGCGCAACGAATGCAGGTTGAGTAACTAAATCTAAACTAGCCATGGCTTGGTCAAATTGACTTAGCGAATTTTGTACTCTTGCCAAACGCAAATTAGCGACGCTTTTAATTGCTTCATCATCGGCGTTATTTGCCACATATTTCAGATGACTCGCGGCTTTTTCTAAATCGCCCTCTTCAACTGACAATTTAGCCAATTGTAATGCTGTTAGTATAGAGTAGCCGCCTTTGTTACCTGCAACAAATGCTTCCGCTTTTTGCGTGTTTTCAGATGTCAAAGTGGCACTTAACTGCTCATACGAACGCGAAGCAGCTTCTTTTTCAGCAATTTGCGTATCGTTGTAATATCTCCAACCGTACAAACCACCTACACCTAAAATAACGCCAACTGCAATTGCCAAGCCATTCTCACGCCAAAAACGTTTAATCGCTTCTACTTGTTGTTCTTCTGTTGCAAATTCTTCCATTTGATTTTCCTCGTACAACCGATAATACGTTATTGTACTTTATCTTATATTTTAAAATATTGAGCTAAAACTGTGCCCAGTTCATCACTGGAAATGGTTACCTGCGGAATGTCTTCACGGAGGTATTTAACCACAACTTTATTTTCATTCATTTCGTTTTCACCAATCACAATAACGATTGGTGCACCGCTTTTATCTGCGCGTTTCATCTGCTTTTTTAAGTTTCCGCCGCCACAATGTAACTGAACTCGAAGCTGTGGAGAAGAATCTCTCAATTGCTCAGACAATTTCATGGCGTAAAGTTCCGTAGAATCTCCAAGGGCAGTCACATAAATATCAACGGGGTCAGGTACATCTGAAGTTAATCCTAAAGTTTGTAACATCAGAACGAGTCGTTCAATCCCCATTGCAAAGCCTACAGCTGTGCTAGGTTTACCACCCAATTGTTCTACCAAACCATCGTATCGGCCGCCAGCACACACTGTGCCTTGCGAGCCAAGACTTTCAGTTACCCACTCAAAAACCGTACGATTATAATAATCTAAACCACGAACCAAGCGTGGATTAATCCGGTATTGAATGCCCATATCAGTTAATTTCGAACACAAAGATTCAAAATGAGTTTTGGATTCATCATCCAAATAATCTAACAAGGTTGGCGCATCTTTAATAGCTGCCTGCACATCTGGATTTTTACTGTCCAAAACTCGCAGTGGATTGGATTCCAACCGGCGTAAACTATCTTCATCCAGTTGTGATTTTCGTGCGCTTAAATATTCGACCAAGGCATCGCGATAGTTCGCTCGTGCTTGGTTCGAACCTAACGAATTTATTTCCAGGGTTACATGCTCACTGATGCCGAACACTTTCCATAAACGCGCGCTGAGCATAATCACTTCAACATCGATATCGGGTCCATTTAGACCGAAGGTCTCTACACCAAATTGATGAAATTGCCGATAACGTCCTTTTTGTGGACGTTCATGGCGAAACATGGGACCCATGTACCAAATACGTTGCTGTTGATTATAAATAAGACCGTGTTGATTGCCTGCACGAACACAACTTGCAGTATTTTCAGGTCGAAGGGTTAAGCTATCACCATTGCGATCTTCAAAGGTGTACATCTCTTTTTCAACGATATCAGTCACTTCACCGATAGAGCGTTTAAATAAGTCAGTACTCTCTACAATAGGGGTGCGCAATTCTTGGTAGCCATAAGAGCCAACCACACTGCGGATCTTATCCTCTACCCATTGCCAAACACCTGAATCAGCGGGTAAGCAATCATTCATCCCGCGAACTGCTTGAATTTGTTTTGTCACTAAATACGTACTCTGAAATTCGTTTCTGTATTGGCTCTCAATTTGCCAATACCCTAATAAAAAAGCCCCGTATTATAGGGGCTTTGATAGTGGTGTTACAAGTGCTAAAAAATTTTATCCCACCTGCTTTACATCAATCTTTCGCTTCACGTCCAGTTGTGATGCTTTGGCTCTAATGCGTTTTTCGAGTTGATCAACCAAATCATCGTTCGACAAGCGCTCTTTTTGACGCTTCCCATCTAAATAAAAACCACTCATATTGCGAGCACCGGTAAGTCCTAGGTCTGAAACTTCCGCTTCACCTGGCCCATTCACCACGCAGCCAATAATAGAGACGTCCATAGGCGTTAAAATATCTTCAACCCGTTGTTCTAGCGCATTTACCGTAGCAATCACATCGAATTCTTGACGAGAGCAGCTTGGACAAGCAATAAAGTTTATCCCTCTAGAACGTATCCGTAGCGACTTCAATATATCGAAACCAACTTTTATTTCTTCAATGGGATCAGCTGCCAGTGAAATCCGAATTGTGTCACCAATACCTTCTGCTAATAACATTCCCAAACCAACAGAACTCTTCACCGCACCTGAGCGGAAACCGCCAGCTTCAGTGATACCCAAATGCAAAGGTTGGTCAATTTTTTTAGCTAGTTCACGATAAGCACCAACCGCCAAAAATACATCAGATGCTTTAACACTGACTTTAAATTGGTCAAAATTCAACTTGTCTAAAATATCCACATGACGCATGGCTGATTCGACCAAAGCTTCAGGCGTAGGTTCGCCGTATTTTTCTTGTAGTTCTTTTTCCAAAGAACCACCGTTCACACCAATTCGAATTGGAATATTGTTATCTTTAGCGCAATCAACAACAGAACGTACACGATCCATACTACCGATATTCCCGGGATTGATTCGTAAACAATCAACGCCATATTCAGCTACTTTCAAAGCAATTCGGTAGTCAAAATGGATGTCGGCAATAAGTGGCACTTTCACTTGCTGACGAATGAGTTTAAATGCCTCAGCAGCATCCATTGTTGGGACAGATACCCTCACAATTTCACCCCCCACAGCAACGATACGATTAATTTGTGCCACAGTGGCATCAACATCAGTAGTGTGAGTATTTGTCATTGATTGCACAGCAATGGGAGCGCCATCACCAATAGGAACATTTCCAACATTAATACGGGTTGATTTACGACGTTTAATAGGAGATTCAGAAAACATATAAGTACCTTTAACTATGAAGCAAATGGCAGTGAAAATTTAGCTGACTTCCCAGCTTCAAATCGAGACATGTCTACCCGCACGCCGTCATAACTAATCTGCACCACATCTGGAGCCCCTAACGTTACTTCGAAAGGAGCAACACCTGAAACCGTCATTACTCGGCCTTGTTTTTTCACTCCATAGGCGATTGCTTCGCCCGTTGCATCGACAAGGTTCATCCAACAATTGTCTGAAAATTCAAACACCAACTCAATGTTATCAATTGCATTTTGCTGCTGTTCAAAAGTGCTTGGGATCTCAGGCTGTTCAGCATTTAGCGCATTGATAGACTCGTCGACACCAGACTCATTTTGTTCAGGAAGATTGGCAGTATCCTGCGCGATTTGCGCGCTAATGATTAAATCATCCGCTGTAGGCTGTTCCGAAATAGCATTATCTTCAGAATCAGTTTGCATATTTAAACTCGCTGTTGAGTCGCTCGCATTTTGCGTTTCGAGCGCTTCAATAACTTGGCTTGTATCTGAGCCAGTGCTGTCAGAAGAGTCTTGCTGTA harbors:
- the bamB gene encoding outer membrane protein assembly factor BamB; translation: MGLSWIKVVTFISVMTLAGCSTISGWFMDDEEIEIRTLKPIESKFTATQLWSHDLTGGIDKFYSRLRPAVAYDKVFAASRQGIVAAYELESGKQVWKRDFAEYPNENWYSFITNLWSDGITAKISGGLTVIYETVYLGSENGEVFALDANTGETKWVTKVRGEIIASPAVDENVVLVNTGSGTLFALDANTGEQLWMFESDVPALSLRGISAPVAVNGGALVGTATGKLVVNILGSGQTAWEQTISAPSGATELERIVDIDSQPLVVGPNVYVISFDGTLAAVELRSGRIIWKREYNSYRRLGIDGNSLFVTDKNSNIYSIDRRNGVELWSQGGLKKRNLTSPESIGNYLVVGDKYGFLHWLDKTDGTIVSRMDVGGDDEDEGIYVAPVAFGDKIYTQTRDGELIAIAVPVI
- the xseA gene encoding exodeoxyribonuclease VII large subunit; translation: MPNQSNSSKNIFTVSQLNRLARSVLESEIGQIWLSAEISNFVAAASGHWYFTLKDARAQVKAAMFRGANSRIKVRPKEGDKILVRASVGLYEARGDYQIVVDFMEPEGEGQLKQQFEMLKIKLAEEGLFATSHKKSLPETIQRVGVITSATGAALHDILTVLKRRNPLISVIVYPSQVQGKLAPMQLCQAIDKAVQRNEVDVLIIGRGGGSLEDLWCFNDESLARKIFSCVIPTISAVGHEVDVTIADFVADVRAPTPSAAAELVSSDILEVLQSLQNLKSRLHRSMVGQTQFHKHRSQISSQQLKTLHPENRIKQQSQHLDQMQMLLEHRFKRKFQDSANKVQRITQRLHNRSPINRLERLMENNKILINQLNKSTTNFIVSKQLQLAKASELLDSVSPLSTLSRGYSITYKGSEIIKNSSQLKQDDEITTRFHDGSVNSLVTGK
- the hisS gene encoding histidine--tRNA ligase translates to MTKQIQAVRGMNDCLPADSGVWQWVEDKIRSVVGSYGYQELRTPIVESTDLFKRSIGEVTDIVEKEMYTFEDRNGDSLTLRPENTASCVRAGNQHGLIYNQQQRIWYMGPMFRHERPQKGRYRQFHQFGVETFGLNGPDIDVEVIMLSARLWKVFGISEHVTLEINSLGSNQARANYRDALVEYLSARKSQLDEDSLRRLESNPLRVLDSKNPDVQAAIKDAPTLLDYLDDESKTHFESLCSKLTDMGIQYRINPRLVRGLDYYNRTVFEWVTESLGSQGTVCAGGRYDGLVEQLGGKPSTAVGFAMGIERLVLMLQTLGLTSDVPDPVDIYVTALGDSTELYAMKLSEQLRDSSPQLRVQLHCGGGNLKKQMKRADKSGAPIVIVIGENEMNENKVVVKYLREDIPQVTISSDELGTVLAQYFKI
- a CDS encoding RodZ domain-containing protein, which encodes MTEEQLEQPVNVKGPGAILKEAREKAGLKSADIANKLHLKVNIIEAIESDEYDPKISMTFTKGYLKLYAKQVNVKEDIILEAFASQTEVEKEPAKLQSFSKRVAKQASDDRLMLITYGIVVALLALVVIWWLQQDSSDSTGSDTSQVIEALETQNASDSTASLNMQTDSEDNAISEQPTADDLIISAQIAQDTANLPEQNESGVDESINALNAEQPEIPSTFEQQQNAIDNIELVFEFSDNCWMNLVDATGEAIAYGVKKQGRVMTVSGVAPFEVTLGAPDVVQISYDGVRVDMSRFEAGKSAKFSLPFAS
- the der gene encoding ribosome biogenesis GTPase Der, which codes for MLPVIALVGRPNVGKSTLFNRLTNSRDALVADYPGLTRDRKYGQAKYEGLQFIVVDTGGISGDEQGIDAEMAEQSLLAIDEAHVVLFLVDARAGLTPADIGIANHLRKQEKTVYVVANKVDGIDGDSETAEFYSLGLGEISQVAAAHGRGVTQLLEKSLKPIEKLYPDMHIPEVVRNDDGENAEAELLRLQSLPIKLAIVGKPNVGKSTLTNRILGEERVVVFDMPGTTRDSIFIPMERDGREYVLIDTAGVRKRKKVSDAVEKFSIIKTLQAIEEANVVLLCIDAREGIADQDLSLLGFVLNAGRSLVIAVNKWDGLSKDIKEDIKRELDRRLGFVDFARIHFISALHGTGVGHLFESVQEAYASATKRINTSMLTRIMEMAQEDHQPPMVRGRRVKMKYAHAGGYNPPVIIIHGNQVEDLPSAYKRYMMNYYRKSLQTMGTPIRVEFKEGANPFEGKTNKLTLSQQRKRKRLMTHHKKP
- the ispG gene encoding flavodoxin-dependent (E)-4-hydroxy-3-methylbut-2-enyl-diphosphate synthase, coding for MFSESPIKRRKSTRINVGNVPIGDGAPIAVQSMTNTHTTDVDATVAQINRIVAVGGEIVRVSVPTMDAAEAFKLIRQQVKVPLIADIHFDYRIALKVAEYGVDCLRINPGNIGSMDRVRSVVDCAKDNNIPIRIGVNGGSLEKELQEKYGEPTPEALVESAMRHVDILDKLNFDQFKVSVKASDVFLAVGAYRELAKKIDQPLHLGITEAGGFRSGAVKSSVGLGMLLAEGIGDTIRISLAADPIEEIKVGFDILKSLRIRSRGINFIACPSCSRQEFDVIATVNALEQRVEDILTPMDVSIIGCVVNGPGEAEVSDLGLTGARNMSGFYLDGKRQKERLSNDDLVDQLEKRIRAKASQLDVKRKIDVKQVG
- a CDS encoding tetratricopeptide repeat protein translates to MEEFATEEQQVEAIKRFWRENGLAIAVGVILGVGGLYGWRYYNDTQIAEKEAASRSYEQLSATLTSENTQKAEAFVAGNKGGYSILTALQLAKLSVEEGDLEKAASHLKYVANNADDEAIKSVANLRLARVQNSLSQFDQAMASLDLVTQPAFVAQVDEIKGDIYVNQSKFDAAKEAYSASLDANANNQLVKMKLDNLAVVING